In Cryptomeria japonica chromosome 10, Sugi_1.0, whole genome shotgun sequence, a genomic segment contains:
- the LOC131045221 gene encoding germin-like protein 9-3 encodes MKFSRASLVAIFLAFTVVGVTHASDPDILSDFVVPAGQNSTHLDGSFFTFTGFREVGKNNLTGQTAAKVTKAAMAEFPALNGLGVSMAVLQFPAGGVNPPHTHPRASELLYLMSGCLLVGVVDTTGKLFTQTLYGGDLFVFPKGLLHFQMNEDINNKAVAISAFGSASAGTVTFPSALFGSGITDDVLAKSFKTDVQTVETLKAALKPKP; translated from the coding sequence ATGAAGTTTAGCAGAGCCAGCTTGGTGGCGATCTTCTTGGCTTTCACTGTAGTGGGAGTGACGCATGCATCGGATCCTGATATCCTTTCCGATTTTGTTGTTCCAGCGGGCCAAAATTCAACACATTTGGATGGCAGTTTCTTCACATTCACGGGTTTCAGAGAGGTTGGAAAGAACAATTTAACCGGGCAGACCGCAGCCAAAGTGACAAAGGCGGCAATGGCAGAGTTTCCAGCGTTGAATGGGCTGGGCGTTTCCATGGCTGTGCTGCAGTTCCCTGCTGGCGGGGTGAACCCTCCTCACACTCACCCTCGCGCTTCTGAACTTCTCTATCTTATGAGCGGGTGTCTCCTCGTTGGAGTCGTTGACACCACCGGGAAGCTCTTCACTCAGACCCTGTATGGAGGAGATTTATTCGTGTTTCCCAAAGGACTTCTCCATTTTCAAATGAATGAGGACATTAATAACAAGGCCGTTGCTATTTCTGCGTTTGGCAGCGCCAGTGCTGGCACTGTCACATTTCCTTCAGCTCTCTTTGGAAGCGGCATAACAGACGATGTTCTGGCCAAATCATTCAAGACAGACGTCCAAACTGTTGAGACGCTCAAGGCTGCACTCAAACCTAAACCCTAA